The stretch of DNA acctttctctaataattctgGCTCTCCTTATTTCCTGCATTTCTTCAGAAGGCACAGCTTGAATGGAACTACCTCCTGGAGTCCCCAGGTTCTGGCTCTTAGACATAGTTTAGGTAAAAATCCCAGAGTAGGTTTGAGAGGAAGACTGGACCTGTGCAGAATCCATGATGGAGCAGCACTTTCTAGCACCAGGAGGTAGAGTTTCCCTGGGATATTCAAAACACAGACTGGGGCCCAGTTCAGGGAAGGTACAGCTAGAAGTAATATTTGGAGCTAATCCCAGAGCTAGGTCCTCTCTAGAGCACAACTGCTAGATGGAGGATGTATCTTCTCTTTGGGAGCCAAATACTAAgagtaaaagcaaatatttgatgCTGAAGAGCTCTTAAGAGCTGAAGAGTGCCATTTACTTATTTCTACACGTCAGTGTGGGCTTAGGATGTTAAATAGATTAAAAGGCTAAGAGAGGTCAGTCACTCCAGGAAAGACTCTTCTTTTGCTTCTCCTGATTTGGTTCTCTTTCCAAAATTGTTATCCTGTGGAGGGTcctttggaaaatgaaaagatgtcACATCCTCTTCTAGAACATTCTGGACAATGTGGAGTCTGAGTCCCAGGGATGAGAGGTCTAgtaggggtgggaagagggagacCAAAGGCTGTTGGTTAATACAGTGAAGATGGTTTTAGAAAATTTCCAGAGATACATAATCATAAAACTGGGAGGATCCTTGGAGGTTACCAAATCTATTCTgtttcagatgaaaaaaagagCCTCACAGTCAGGAGGTGAGTAAAGCTAGTTAGGGACCAAGCTGGGATGCTAACCAACTTCCAGGCTGGGGCTCTCTCTACCTGACATAGGCTGGAAGTTCAGACTTTGGGGGTCTGTCCTAATTAATACCCGCCTAGGATAGTCTTTGTCAATGCCCTCCTTCCACCCCCTTCAGGAGACAGGCTGGCAGAGGTTGCCAGGCACCCAGCCAGAGAGAAGTCCGCATCCACAAGGCGAGTCTGTGATCTGCTCAGCCTCTAGGCCACAGGAACTTAGGTGCAGGACACCGTGAGCACCGCGTTTCTGGCTTCTGCCTCCCCCTTTCTACCCGGCGGCTCCCTCCTCCGCCCCATCTCAGAGAAGACAGCCAAGTCATTTCAATTTaatcttctttaaaaagacataacTAATAAATCTCTTGCCGGGACCGCGGAGAGACGGCCAGCAGAGTCGATCTTGCTCCCAATCCCATTGAACCCCATTGAAAACCATGACAACACAGGACAAGCTCCGATTTATCCCAGCGCGCTAAAGCGCATTGTGAGCAGGCGTCAATCACGCATTATTTCGGACTGAACAAATGCAAAATCTTGACTGGAACAAATGCTCCAACAGGTCCGGGACGTCGAGCTCCATTTCCCCTTTGTCTGAGGCCTAGCAGTTGGCCTGCATTGGGGTTGCCTCCGCCCCGACCACCCAGCGCGCCGCACAGCCCGGGGCGCCTCGGGCACGCTTGACGCGGAGGCTGCTGGGCAGGGTGCGCCGGACCCGGCAGCCACTGCAGAGAGTCAGGTCCGAATTCAGCTAAGGTAGAGTCAGGATTTCAGGTGCGGCCACTTAAGTGGCGTGGCCCCCACTGAAATTTAACAACCAATTACTCTAACCACTGGTTGCGGGAGGAGAGGCCTCTGAAAGCGCGACCGAAGTGTAGCCATGGGAAGCCATGGGCCAACAAAATGTATCCCTGCCTCCGATCGGGTGGGGCTGGGGGTACTAGAAGATGTTGGGAAACCCTGAGCAGGCCATCTTTAATGCTTGGCGGACACAGTCTTAATTCCCGCAATCGGTTCCTTAGCAGGCCAGGCCCTGCAGCTGGGGCTGAGCGGAGAACCCAAGCCACCAGAGGCGTGCTCTTGGGCAGAGGCCGCATCTGCGGCCCTGGGCCTGAGGTTGAGGCTCTCGCCCAAGCGCACAAGTGGCCCCAGGGGTCCTGGCGATGCCAAGGAAGCAGCAACGCTCTCGTAGGCCTGGAGTGGGAACGCTCCAGGAGCCGGCTCGTGGTGCCTGGAGCTGGCTTGGGCCCTCAACGGCCAGGGAGTAGGAAAACGAAGCTAGTGCTTCAGAGGTGAATTGTATGGCCTGATTCCGTCTCCATCTTGCTAGTCTGGGGCAACTGGCACAGATCTGGGGCTCCCAAGGTGCTGCCAGCCCTTCCTCAGCACCCCTTAAGTTGGGGGTGTGGGAGGCCCCTAGCAGCTTTCGAAATCCTCGGCACAGACGCCGGTGGGCCCAGGCCActcctctctgccctcctgaAACTTCTCGCCTCTGACTCCTTAGAAGGGCCCAACGAAAAAGGAAAGAGTGCGCCAGAGTTTAACGCCGCCTTGTAAATCACTTTCTGGATAACTGCGGGAAACGAACACTCCAGCAAACAAGCTCGAGGAATAAGACAAACAAGGAATAAATTCCTGGGTGCTCATAAACCCACCCATGCCACCCCCACCGTTCCCGGCGCTCCCGCGGGGCCAGGCCTGGTGtcagccctggaggaggaggaagctgggACGGGCGGGCGGTGGCCACCGCTCGCCACCCAAGATGTTATTCTTTGGTAACAATCCCCATTATCTGCCCCCACTTTGCGCTAATCAGACAGAATCGCTAATGCCGAGGACTGCTTCCTGCTGCCTCTGGGAGGTAACTGGGCGCCCGAGGGGCgggggacggggcggggcggggggtggaggtggCACCTTCCGGGCTGGCTGGGGCTTTGGTCCTGCACTCATTCAGGTACTTAACGCCCGGGAGACCCGGACCTACACTTTCAAAGCATCCCGGGTAGGAAGAGCTGTTTATATAAGGGATTCCACGGTAAACGCGCTAATATCTCCGCAGCCAGTGCATGGCGTGCGCCTCCCACGCCCACTCATAAGAACGGCTTCCCCCGCTGCCCCTCGGTTcccagcctgccctgcccccgcCTCCTTCCTGTCCTCGGCCATGGCCAACCCTGGACGCCTCAGCTTCACCGTGCGCAGGCTCCTGGATTTACCCGAGCAGGACGCGCAGCACCTGCGGAGGGGGGAGCCGGAGCAACGCGCCCCAGGGCTCGGCTCCTGCGCCTCCTGGCTGGAATCCGAGCGCAGCCACTACCCCTGTGAGTGAGCAGAGGGCGGCGGCGAGggtggaggcggggtgggggtcgCGAGAGGCGCGGAAACAAGCGTTCGGCCCTTGGCGGAGTTGGGAAGGGGTAACCCCAGCCCAGGGTCTGGATTTCCTCAGTGCTGGATCCGGAGACTGTCTCTCTCAAGCCGCTATGCCAGCGGTCACATCTTAAGAGCAGATCTCTTGTGCCTGACACTAACCCctaggtttggggtttttgtttctcGGGGtcagaatatttaaatatctaagACACTGCCCTTGAATGCCTGAAAAAGTGGCCACGCTTTCCCGGCCTCGGTCTGGGATGGGCAGCATTGGAGAGCCTCGATTCAGGGCTTGGCAAACTCTACTGCAGTCGACCTGGAAGTGGCCCGCGTTGGTGTGGCAACTTGCAGTGAATCTGTCTCCCAGCGCAGCGACCAGGGTGGATTTGTTTTAAGAGTTTCCAGGGTGGGTTTCTTAAGGGGCGCCGTCCTAGGTTGTGGTCGCCGAATCTGGAGAGGTGGGTCCAGGTATGGGGAAGGAAATGGTCTCATCCCAAAGGCCGCGGGCGAATGGGGGTGCGCTTCGGCCCGAGCTCGGCGTGTGAGAGCGCGAGAGGTAGCCGGCGCGCGGAGGGGCCGGCGTCTCACCAGACTGTGTCTCCTTTGCATCCTTAGCCTCGGACGAGAGCAGCCCAGAGGCCAGCCCGCGGGACTCATCGCAACGGCCGTCCGCTGGGCCTGCGTCTCCGAGCTCCGATgcggagaagaggaagaagcggCGGGTGCTATTCTCCAAGGCACAGACGCTGGAGTTAGAGCGGCGCTTCCGGCAGCAGCGCTACCTGTCAGCGCCCGAGCGGGAGCAGCTGGCGCGCCTGCTGCGCCTCACGCCCACGCAGGTCAAAATCTGGTTCCAGAACCATCGCTACAAGCTGaagcgcgcgcgcgcgccggGGGCTGCGGAGTCGCCCGACCTGGCAGCGGCGTCCGAGGTGCGCGCCGCGCCGGGCCTGCTGCGCCGCGTGGTGGTGCCCGTGCTGGTGCGCGACGGGCAGCcgtgcggcggcggcggcggcggcggcagcgaaGTGGGTTCGGCCGCCGCCCGGAACAAGAACGGCGTGGCCCCGGCCGCCGCCTGCCCTCTGCCGGGTTACGCAGCCTTCGGGCCCGGCTCAGCGTTCGGCCTCTTCCCTGCCTACCAGCACTTAGCGACCCCCGCGCTGGTCTCCTGGAACTGGTGAGGCAGCTGCTGGGTGCGGGCATCTGGGGTTACCCGGACATTGGGATGCGCTCTGCGGCCAGAGCCCGGCCTGAGCCAGAGACCTGGAGGGCGCCCCGGGCCCCACCTCTTTCAGCGCCAGGGACCCCTACCCCACCCTCACCAGCTAGCGAGCCGGGAACTCTCCCTCAAGGCGCCCGCTCTCCTCTCCTCTCAACTGCCAGACTCAGAACTAGATTTTATTGCCTGAACTTtatttgtacacttaaaaatagctaTTTGTATGGGAAgcaacttattttaaaagaaatagagtatttttcctttctgtggtgTGAGAATAAAATGTGTAGGATTGGGTGCCCTTGCGTGCCTGCGCGAAACGCAGGTGGGAACTATGCTTTCCACCTCGGAGTTCATGGCGCCTGTCTACTCCCGAATGTTAAGGTGCACCTCGTGTTGAGTCAAAGGGCAGATCACAGTCCCCACGGGGCTTTAGGAAGATACCGAGGGAGGGACAAAGGAGGGGGAGAAGCAGAGGCAACCCTGGGTTCCTATTAGCAAGAGTTGGTTCCGGCCCCCAAGTGACACAGAGGCCCCTCGGGACTCCCGGAGCTGATGGCATTTCTAACACCAAAAATCAACCGAGTTGACCACGACAGGACAGAATGAGCTTCTCCATGAAGACCTTCCCGAGAGGTACCAGCGGAGCCTGGGCTGAGCGTGCCGCGCCAAGGAGCAGCCCAGGCTTGACCGCAGGTTCCCGcaggagggcagggacccaaAGAGTGGACGTGAAACTTGTAACCTCCAGTGAAGCCTGCGAGTCCCTCTCTCTGCAGTTGTGATTTTCTGCCTCCTCTTGGTGGCCCACCTGGCCAGGGTGGGATGGGGAATGGATAATGTGGTGAAGAAATCAATGGATGGTGGGGAATGACCCACCTCAGGGCTGCCGATGAGGGAGGACAGCCTTGGAGCACCCTGGTGGCCCCACAGAGGTGTGGAAACCACTGATAGGTCTGGCCGGTCTCATTTCACCTATGTCCGAATGTACACGCTGCTAGGAGATCTGGTGCTTCGTCCCTCGGGTTTGTAACTGCTCCTCACCTTGGGATCCCCTGGGTATCTGAGTCTTGGGCCTCCCATGCAGTGCGGTGGTCACTCTCTCTGAGAAGTGTGGACCTCTCTCCCTGGCACCCACTGGAGGGAGACCTTAGTGAGGAGAGCAGTTCTGGGCATCAGCTGGAGGGGAAGGAGCAAGTGCTCAATGAGGTCTGTGAAGAGTCTCCACAAGGCCTTTTTCTGgtcccaggaggaagaagaggaggaggtggtggggagggtggcTGAGGCAGTGTTATCACCTGGgatttttgggggtggggaaaaaagggtagagggggaagggagaggggtgtTTGGGTCTCAGCTGCTGGCCACCTTGCCTTCCATATGGATGTGGTTATCTTAGAAGAATCTCGATCCTTAAACCTCCTTTTGTCTTGGGAACTGAAAAGGGCATTGTCAGGCCTGAAAAGGACCTAGACAAAATCCGCACTGTTTCAATTCAGGATTCTGTTTAATCAGTCCCTGGTGACAATGTAGTGGGTGTTAGGAAGGACAATAGTATCCTTTTAAACCTTGTGGCCTTCAGGAAGACAAAGGGCTTGAATTTCATGGGCTTACAACTTCAATTAGAACAGTGCCAGTGTGCATGGGAGATTATCAAATTTGTATCATAAAACCTCTTTCTAATAAATGATGGCTGGGGTGGGAGCCTGAATGTTGTAAGACATATATTGGCAACTGCCCTGGGGACTTCCCAGTTAGCCCTGGCAGCACAgatgggaaagaaagggagggaaggatttCTGAAGAAGGCCCGTGGAACTTGTCATTTGGTCAGCTGGCTGGGGCTTGGCTCTTCCATGCTCTTCCTCCTGAGGAGTGTTTCTCTGAGAATGGAAGTGGAGACTTACAGCTTGTTTTCTGCTTGACGAAGACCTGAATATTGGGGGAGAAAGTGCAAAATCACCACCTGTTCAgttcttgccttttttcccctgGAGCTCTGGAGAAAGTAGGTCTTGGGGTGTGCCAAGCAgagagtcttttattttttttttattaaaattttttttcttgttttttgcttcttagggctgtacctgcggcatatggaggttcccaggctaggggtcaaattggagctgtagctgccagcctgtgccacagccacagccacgccagatccaagccacgtgtacaatctataccacagctcagggcaacgctggctccttaagcCACCGGTCacggccaggggttgaacctgtgtcctcatggatcctagtcagatttgtttctgctgagccatgataggaactccagagagaGTCTTTTAAACATGAGGCCTGTAGGACTAAGGGATCTGGACCATGGAGAGACTGTCTTCCCAGGAGGCTCTTTGGGAGAGCATGTCTTCAACCAGATTCATCCAGAGTCTAACTGATAAGAAAGACCATTGATTTGCTTCTCAGTGAGGTGGTCAGAGCCTTAGCAGGATGCTGACCAGCAAGTCAGCCTGTGTCCTAGGTAGGAGAAAGGCAGACATTTCCTATGGCAGTAGCATTGGGAGACCTCCTGTCTGCACTGTTACAGGCTTCCTTTTGCTCCTTTTTCCTGTAGGGCCCTTCCTTTAGAGAGGAAAATCCACAGGGGAGAGAGTTAATAATGCCTTCCCATCACCACCATTTTAGAGATTCAGGCTGTCATCTTTCCTCTGTAGTAAGGTGGAAACGGTGaatgtccatttattttctgaCCTAAAAGATCAGTTTTTCCAGGTTTTGACAAGAGAAGCTAAACCCAAGGCCTCTGTACCAGCAGCTGTGAGGACAGTTAGGATCCCCCTCCCCAGGTCAGAGTATTTCATACCTGTTACCCATCACTAATGTCAGCAAATTTTTATTGAAACTCTgttccaggcattgttctaggcactTGCATAGAAACTTTATGCATTGTATATGGAATACAcgcattttacagataagaaaccgAGGCTTAATATGTAACTGATTTGCTCAAAGCAGTTGTAAATCTCACTGAATGTTACCACTGTCCTCAGTTTAGCCCACATTTAAGCTAACCTGAAAACCTCCCTTAAAGAGGACAATTGTAATCTTGATGTGGCGACAACATATATACTACCCAACCATCAAAAATTTGTCTTATGTCTGGAAAGATGAGAAAGCATGCCAAATGTACTCTACTTGGCTCAAGACCACTTACAGAAACCGATCACAGAATATGTCAGAAgttgctaatatttattgatgtGCCTGTGTATGAGGCAATAGTCtaaactttttacttttattttttggtcttttatctttttagggccacacctgcagcgtatggaggttcccaggctgggggtcaaattggagctgtggccaccagcctaggccgcagccatagcaacgctagatctgagcagcatttgtgacctacaccacagcccacagcaacactggatccttaatccattgagcaaggtcagggatcaaactggtgtcctcatgggtactagtggggttcattaaccacaaagccatgatgggaactcctaatcttaagtttttaaatcatattaaCTCGTTCAGTTTTCATAACAACCCTGTAAGATGGTGCTACtagtcccactttacagatggggaaactttAAGGCCAGGGAGGTTATAAGgaacttgtccagggtcacacagctagtaagtgacagagagGATCTGAACCCAAGCAATCTAGCTCTAGATCTCACACCTTTAACTGCATGGTGGGGCTTCTTTCCCATTCTTTATGGTTTATTCTCCTGTTCACAGTCCTGGTTACCTTATAAACACTTGCGTAAGGGACATGTTTTTAGCATCTCTGTGTCTCTtggtctctctctgcccctccctcctccatccctccctccccagataAGAAACTTCCAGCTTTTGGACACAGCCTCTGTGTTTCCCCTAGGTCTGTTTGTGTGCATTCTTGTTCAGCTGTCAATGAAACACCGCTCTTGTCTGCAGGTCACAATATTTTCCTGTGACTATCATTCCACCATTCTTCTTCCAGAAAAacatctgctgctgctgccttgaCACCAATTGTCCACTCAGCGTTTGGTTGTTGCTGACTCTGATAAGCTCCTCTATGCTTTCCCATCCCCCAGGCCCAGATCCCTACGGAGCTTTATGACTTAGGCTTCCCTAGCCCTTTCCCCAGTGATCTTCTTTCTTCCCAGGTCTTTAGTGTtatctttattattaaatatcatcgtcttcacattttctttctcttccattgtAAACATTTTCGCTTCATCTCGCTTAAGTCTCTTGTGGGTGGAGATTGCAATTTTCACTtcaattttctttcctcattgttCAAAGGATCTTATATTTTAGCACGTCTCTTATCTGACCAATTTAGCACTTTAGAATCTTAGATAATGTGCTCCTGATGGGTTAGAAGGAAGTTATTTGAGCCCAGGTTAACCTATGCCTTCTTTTCTAACAATGATGTTTAGTTGTTTATTATTCCTTGTGTCGTTAACACAATTTGTTGTTGCCTCTTCAACATAAACACTTCAGTACCTTTAAAAGGTTTTAGATTTAGGAATAAAATGCCCAAGCAGGATAACTGTGGGCTTGGTGTGGTTAAACTGTTTGTTAAATATGTTTATCTGGGTCTGGGTGTTTCGGTTAACTAGCCTAGGCAGGGTTACCTGCAAAATGAATAACAAACAGTCAAAAGAGCTTTTGGAATGATGAGGAAgtactgcccctcccccagggcatGATTATTTATGTGGATGTGATTATATCACGTAGTATTCAGAATTTGCATGAGAAATTGTATCCCTCCAGGTTACTTGTCATTTCTCCAAGCCATGATGTGGGAGTGGATTTACTAAATGGTACCTTAATTCTTTTCAGAAGTCCAGTTCTGCACCTGTTAACTCCCCTCTGGTGCCCCTGCCTAGACTAATAACTAAAGGTAGGTGACATCCCCCTTTCTCCTGTGTTTCCATCATTCATGTTACTGAGTCTATAAGCTCACCAAAGAAGGGAGCAGTGTTCCCTTCAATGCTGATCCATAGAGCAGTATTTTAACCCAGAAGGATAGGTTACACTATTAAACAGACATTCATCCTCTCCAAAATTTCAAGCACAGGGATTCTTATTTTTCCTACCTGTGTCCAGCAGAgagttcttgtttttttatccagaaAAGTAACATCAGATTTTAGAGGCAGAAGATCATTTTCTCTTCGATACTCTGCTCTATGGACCAGTAAAAATCTCTAGGTCTTTATCAAGGTCATGTAATTTCAAAAGTTACTGTAGTTTCAGTATAGGTTCTGTGATAGGGTGTTATGGAAAAAACATCTAAGGGAAGCTTGGTCATGCTTAATTTCCTCTGCATTCTGACTGGGTGGTCCTTTATGAGTCAACAggttttcaaatgcatttccccAGCTAAAAGCTCTGAATTGGACtgtcccttttctctccttccaataccatctaccccccaccccctgccccttttCCTAGGGACTGGATAGGATACTTGGCAGAATTCACTAGGAAGGGAGGTGGAGGCTGTTTGCAAATTAAACCAGAGACAAAAGTGCCAAACAATCTGTTAAAAGGGCCCTTCAATCTCTCACCTGAGATGTCTGTTGCAccttcctcctccagccttgCTGAGGATATAGTGTTTTAAGCAGTGCTTCCTCCTGAGGAAGTTATCAACTTAGGTTTAAATTACCTCTTGGGAGGTAAATTCTCAACCAGAGGCAACCCAGAGGCATCATAACATATTAGGGTCTGACCCAGTCATCAAGCATCAGTGCAATGAcaagaacattttttaagaacAAAGTGAAACTCAGAGCAAGAGACACAAAACACCAGGAAAAGACAAACCGAGTGTGGGGAGTAAAGAAACAACTGCTTTTCTGGGAAGCTGTTTTTACCACCCAATCACACTGATGGATTCAGTCATCTGTCTAGCCAAGTGTTCAAGTGCTCCTAAATCACTAAGGGGAACGTTTCATATTTAAGTCAAAACATAGATATGGAGtaggattttcttattttccatatttgtGGGTAAAATATTATCTTAGATAAGGCTAATCATTTTATCAATTTGAATATGTGTGGGAGCAGAGGTGACTAACAGAATAAAATAGAGTTTGCAGAATTTTTTTGCCCAGAAAATATTACAGGAATCTTCTCTTTCTTCACCTAACTTATCACTGATTGAGAGGAAAGTGAACGTGTTCTTGAATTCTTCAGGGATGCCTAATAGCTCAGCAGCCTGATTCCAAGACAGtccttttaacttttaaatttaaatatgtgaatattcTACACACACATAGTACACATCTAAGTGGGTATGAGGCAGATTTGggaaatgttcatttcttttcctgagaaagaaaacctCTCATTTATAATCTCACTTGTCAAATCCACATAGAATGGCCAGTTTGTTATTctcattctaaatgtattttcattgtaagataatgtgaaaaatacagaaatatataaataagctgTGCTCTTAAGGATAGTTATTTTCGTATGACCTTCGGTTTCTCATTAATATAACAGCGGTGTGATGAATAGGAGATAGAAGTGAATTATTAAAACTCCGGGGGGACATCTCATTTATAGCCATGTACATTACAACCACAAAGAGAAATGATTGAGATCATGTTGGTTTAGAATGAACAATTCTCTGtccttcagttttctcttctctgcagCCTCGGATTGTTCCCTCTACCAAGAGGCATGCATTGGGAACAACAACCACTTCTGCCTTTAGCAAGGTAAGAACCAGACTGTGAAACAGGTTAAAAGAACATAGACAGAAGGAGCTGGCTGTTAGTTTCTTACTTGGTATGAGTTCAAGCAGGGCAATAGAGTTTTCAGGAGAGCTGTAATTCACCAGCTTCTGGcaaatcatggactttgaaaactcTACTACCCAAAACCTATGAAGCCTTAGAAGGTAGAGGAATGAGGAATTCACACTTGATTTTAGAATTTATAATTACCTCCAATCCCTCTGAAAAGGAACTTCGTAGTTTGTGTAAGCAACATTTCTCCCATCATTGCCCCTCAATGATACCTCAGCCAGCTAATTTGCAGACCACAGAAGGAGAAAATCGAGAAACTTGTCTAATCTTAGGCATCCAGGTATGGGGATTCCCAAGATGCAGAACTTCTTACCACTATTGACTCTGTGGGGACACTGGGGTCCCCTTCTGCAACACATGCAATAATAGTACATCACCGCATGTAAGGAAGACGAAAGCCAGACTATCCACCAAGAAATCCAAATTAATTCTCTTTAAATTGACCCTTACCCCTATGAACATAGCTGTCTATGGTCACTTTAACAAGGCCCTTCTCCCCCATAACCTGGTGACTCTTATTCAcaactctctttctttctctttctaggagGGCTTCATCAAGACACACGAAAGCTTTGAGCCCTCAGATCATCTCAGGGAAGTCTGTGGTGTTTCATCATCTAGCCATCCTCTTCCTGCCTTAGAACTTTTATTTTAGACTTAAGTTCTTTGCTCAGAAATGCCCTAGACTACaagttactctttttctttctgcagaTGGTTACAGTTGTAGAACTCCTCCTTTGTCTGTAAAGCTTTCCCTAACGGATTGGAATATAAATCACCTAGGTCCATCCCATCTAATCTGCAGCAAACTTAGAACTCCTTCAGTCAGTGGGCAGTATGACAGAGTGGAAAGAACATGGACTTGAGAACTGAGCAATCTTTGATTTGAAAGAAAGAACTGAATGTTGGTTGTCCCATGAATTTTGTGAAATTACTTTTTGCCTCAGTTCCTTAGACCATCATCTAGAGATAATACCACCTACTCCATATGATTAATATGAATAGTAAATGCATGAATATTATGACAGTTGGCACTGCATAAATGTCTCTACTCCCTTTTACAGAATGCACCTAAATCTTTTATATACATCCAATGTAATGTTCAATTTGTTTATTTAGCAGTCAGCTTGGATTaagttttataaaacaaacaactgCAGTATCTCAGTGTCTTAACTGCGAAGATTTGTTTCTATTAATATGTTTTGTGGCCCTGCACCCTgcaacatttcattttcattctgagACCTAGGCAGAAGGAACCATCCTCTATTTAGgacatttcaaaagagaaagagaatatacCATGGCTGTTAAAGCTTTGGATTGGAAAGGATCTGTATCACTTCTTGCATTGCATTGGCTAAAACAAGGTCACATGATCAAGCTTAATACCagaagggcaggagggaaggTGGAT from Sus scrofa isolate TJ Tabasco breed Duroc chromosome 7, Sscrofa11.1, whole genome shotgun sequence encodes:
- the NKX2-8 gene encoding homeobox protein Nkx-2.8, which encodes MPPPPFPALPRGQAWCQPWRRRKLGRAGGGHRSPPKMLFFGNNPHYLPPLCANQTESLMPRTASCCLWEPVHGVRLPRPLIRTASPAAPRFPACPAPASFLSSAMANPGRLSFTVRRLLDLPEQDAQHLRRGEPEQRAPGLGSCASWLESERSHYPSSDESSPEASPRDSSQRPSAGPASPSSDAEKRKKRRVLFSKAQTLELERRFRQQRYLSAPEREQLARLLRLTPTQVKIWFQNHRYKLKRARAPGAAESPDLAAASEVRAAPGLLRRVVVPVLVRDGQPCGGGGGGGSEVGSAAARNKNGVAPAAACPLPGYAAFGPGSAFGLFPAYQHLATPALVSWNW